One window from the genome of Glycine soja cultivar W05 chromosome 12, ASM419377v2, whole genome shotgun sequence encodes:
- the LOC114379852 gene encoding P-loop NTPase domain-containing protein LPA1 homolog 1-like, with amino-acid sequence MGEVGKILYIVVVDDSERKESFRYSRPVLQSTLQLMGCKARHAFKISQRVFELTRKENSTDVLKPEVEALSDFDVFKRNFVKRDGKSVPFELYKRRTSAFVRREIFLDIACDALAEYKYVGPNQRADLVLACRIRERKESVTVLLCGTSGCGKSTLSALLGSRLGITTVVSTDSIRHMMRSFANEKENPLLWASTYHAGECLDPVAVAEAKARRKAKKLAGVSHLVSKEDVTEGHNSSKSDIRTLETSSGPTELLSPKQMAIEGFKAQSEMVIDSLDRLITAWEERKESVVVEGVHLSLNFVMGLMKKHPSIIPFMIHITNEDKHLERFAVRAKYMTLDPAKNKYVKYIRNIRTIQEYLCKRAEKHLVPKINNTNVDKSVAAIHATVFSCLRRREVGEQLYDPVRNTVTVVYEEYRNQCAANSLSSKGMFQLIQRKGSSRNLMALVNTDGSVAKAWPVNLVDCNGKPVWCHGPENGVGHPMYGPLRIGKAEPINLQFGFYGISAWPSDGGTSRAGSVDESRADGTDTGSRYVSSCCSSPRMSDVAAKELKEDFSVHGSDEEIDDQPEVGSDEDFSDDGDKHALEEVGSVDEESTKSDEEYDDLAMQDVLENGYWSDDEEYRIRVDGVTGELGSKMHGGYKYRRNLDLFLRSRSELAEPLFSYSSLLVEKNERKAKLRTRSLSIPALGKHRSAVNDPILSGAPHR; translated from the exons ATGGGCGAGGTGGGGAAGATACTTTACATAGTGGTGGTCGATGACTCCGAGAGGAAAGAGTCCTTCCGCTACTCGCGTCCCGTTCTGCAGAGCACGCTCCAGCTCATGGGTTGCAAAGCGCGTCACGCCTTCAAg ATCAGCCAAAGAGTGTTTGAACTCACAAGGAAAGAGAATTCTACTGATGTTTTGAAGCCGGAAGTAGAGGCCCTATCAGATTTTGATGTTTTCAAGAGGAATTTTGTAAAGAGAGATGGTAAAAGTGTACCATTTGAGTTGTACAAAAGGCGCACATCTGCATTTGTTCGGAGAGAAATTTTTCTAGATATTGCCTGTGATGCTCTGGCAGAGTACAAGTATGTGGGTCCTAACCAGAGAGCAGACTTGGTATTAGCCTGCAG GATCCGGGAAAGGAAAGAGTCTGTGACAGTGTTATTGTGTGGCACTAGTGGCTGTGGCAAATCCACTTTGTCTGCATTGCTG GGAAGTAGGTTAGGAATCACGACAGTGGTATCAACCGATTCTATTCGGCACATGATGAGAAGTTTTGCTAATGAGAAAGAAAATCCCTTGTTGTGGGCTTCTACATACCATGCAGGGGAGTGTTTGGACCCTGTTGCTGTTGCAGAAGCAAAGGCTAGAAGGAAAGCAAAAAAGCTGGCTGGTGTGTCACATTTAGTTTCCAAGGAAGACGTAACTGAGGGTCACAATTCTAGCAAATCTGATATTAGGACGTTGGAGACGAGCTCTGGTCCTACTGAACTGCTAAGTCCAAAACAAATGGCTATCGAAGGATTCAAGGCACAGAGTGAGATGGTGATTGACAGTCTTGATAGGCTAATCACTGCATGGGAAGAACGAAAAGAGTCTGTTGTTGTGGAGGGTGTTCACTTGAGCCTCAACTTTGTT ATGGGGCTCATGAAGAAACATCCTTCAATTATACCATTCATGATACACATTACAAATGAGGATAAGCACTTGGAAAGATTTGCTGTACGTGCGAAGTATATGACACTAGACCCAGCTAAAAACAAGTATGTGAAGTATATCAGAAACATCAGAACAATCCAGGAGTATCTCTGCAAGCGTGCTGAAAAGCATTTAGTTCCCAAAATAAACAATACCAATGTTGACAAGAGTGTAGCAGCCATTCATGCAACTGTCTTCAGCTGTCTTCGAAGGCGTGAGGTTGGGGAACAACTATATGATCCTGTTAGAAATACTGTGACAGTTGTTTATGAGGAATATAGAAATCAATGTGCAGCCAATTCTTTGAGCTCAAAAGGAATGTTTCAACTGATCCAAAGAAAAGGTTCTTCAAGGAATCTGATGGCTCTTGTTAATACTGATGGGTCTGTGGCAAAGGCCTGGCCTGTTAATTTAGTTGACTGTAATGGGAAGCCTGTATGGTGCCATGGACCAGAGAATGGAGTTGGACATCCAATGTATGGTCCCTTAAGAATTGGCAAGGCAGAACCTATAAATCTTCAGTTTGGTTTTTATGGGATCAGTGCATGGCCAAGTGATGGTGGCACTAGTCGTGCTGGAAGTGTTGACGAGTCTAGAGCCGATGGAACTGATACAGGTAGTAGATATGTATCCTCTTGCTGTAGCTCACCAAGGATGTCGGATGTTGCCGCAAAGGAG CTCAAGGAAGACTTCTCAGTGCATGGTAGTGATGAAGAGATTGACGATCAACCGGAGGTGGGCAGTGATGAGGATTTCAGTGATGATGGCGACAAACATGCCCTTGAAGAG GTAGGATCAGTTGACGAGGAATCGACAAAATCCGATGAAGAGTACGATGATCTTGCGATGCAAGACGTGCTGGAAAATGGGTATTGGTCAGATGATGAAGAGTATAGGATCAGGGTTGATGGTGTTACCGGTGAACTAGGAAGTAAAATGCATGGGGGGTACAAGTATCGTCGAAACCTGGATCTTTTCCTTAGAAGTAGAAGCGAGTTGGCAGAGCCACtattttcttattcttctttgCTCGTGGAAAAGAATGAGAGGAAAGCCAAATTAAGAACACGTTCTCTTAGTATTCCTGCATTGGGAAAGCATCGTTCAGCAGTGAATGATCCCATCCTTTCTGGTGCTCCTCACAGGTAG